The DNA segment GTGATGTAGCTCCTATACTGGTGAATACAACCTTGTCAGCGGCCTCGGGGATGGTGGCCAGCTTGGCAATCGGCTGGCTCGTGTACCGCCGGGCCGAGGTAGGCCTGGTCCTGAACGGCGCTCTGGCCGGTCTGGTAGCCATTACTGCCAACGCTCATGTGGTTACCGGCCTGGATTCCCTGGCAATAGGCGCCGTGGGAGGGCTCGTCATGCTTCTCAGCACCAGAGCCTTAGAATCCCTTAAAATAGACGATGCGGTAGGGGCGATACCCGTGCATCTCGCAGCAGGCATCTGGGGAACCCTCGCCGTGGCGATCTTCGGTGATCCACAACGTATCGGCACCGGGTTACCCATGTTGGAACAACTGGGTGTACAAGGAATCGGCGTTGCCGTAGGTGGTGTTTGGAGCTTCGGTACTGCATACATATTCCTCTGGATTGCCAATCAGCTCAATCCGCTCCGGGTCAAACCCGAAGATGAACACCGCGGACTTAATGTGACTGAGCATGGGGCTTCCACAGAAATATTTGATCTCTTCTCCACCCTGGAGACCCAGGCAGCCAGCGGCGACCTGAGTCTTCGGGCACCGGTCGAGCCCTTTACAGAGGTCGGCCAGATCGCCGGACGCTACAACCAGGTCCTGGACAGGCTTGAGGAATCCACCGTTGCCAAGGATGATTTTTTGCAGATCCTCTCGGGAATGACCGACGGACTGTTTCTCATAGATTCTCGGGGCACTATTTTTCCCTACTACTCACTCACCACAGAGCGTCTCTTTGAAACCACAAACCTTTCTGCACACCGACTTCAGGATCTCTTAAGACCCCTGATTACCCGGGACGTCATGACGCAAATAGAGGATTTTATTGAGCTCTTATTCAATCCGAGCATCCCCATCACCACCCTGGAAACCCTCAATCCCCTAGCCTCAGGTGAACTGTTCTTCGACCGTTCCCAAGGCACCATGGAGTCAAAATTCATGGACTTCCGCTTTATCCGGCTGCCGGATAACCGGGCTATGGTACTGGTTCATGACAAAACCGACGAGGTTGTCCTGGCTAAAAAGGTGGAACAAACAAAAAAACAGACCGAAAGCGAGATGGAACTGTTCTACCGTCTCATTCACCTTGAGCCGGCCATGCTACGCGATTTCATTGACGGAACAAACCAGGATTTAGCAGAAATCAATAGAATTTTCCAGAACTCCGGCCCATTGGAAGAGCGGCTGCAGACCCTATCCCGGCTGGTTCACACCATCAAGGGGGACGCCCAGCTCCTCGGTCTCGAGATAGTCGTACAACAAACCCACGAGTTCGAGGATCGCATTCAGACCCTGAAAGAGCGTATTCCGTTACGGCATGCGGATTTTCTCTCCCTGGCCGTAGGTTTTACAAAACTGCAAACCCTCATCCAGCGGATTCAGAATCTTCTAAGCCGCATCAGCCGGTTCCGTGACTCCTATCAACCCCAAACAACCCCTGCCCGCAATACAAGCCTCGAGGCAGCCCTGCCCCGGTTAACCCAAACCCTGGCTGAACGGTACGGCAAGAAGGTAGCCCTCGATATGACGAACATCTCTGTGGGAGAGATCCCCGAGCATCTACGAAAGACCGTCTCCGATATAATCATTCAGTTATTACGCAACTCTATGGTCCACGGCATCGAATCTCCTGATGATCGTGTACAGCGGGGAAAACCCGCCGCCGCAACCATCTGGATCTCTTCAACCAAGGGCTCCGACGGCGGCATCACCATTCGCCATCGGGATAACGGACAAGGCCTAAGACTTGATGCTATCCGAAGTCAGGTCATCACCCGAGGGATCCTTGACAATCAGCGGGCCCAGAAGCTCACCCTCCAGGAACTCATCCCCTACATCTTCTACCCAGCTGTTTCCACCGCGGAAGCAACAGATACAACCGCAGGCAGAGGCATGGGGATGAACCTCGTCCAGCAGCTCGTAAAGCGACTGGAGGGCAAAATTGAGGTCAAAACAAAATCCGGTGAATACTGTGAGTTCTCCATAACCATTCCGGAGTCAGCCTATCAATTACAGCAAACAACGGACCAGGAATCCGAGACGGCGACCAGCGACCTTGCCGTTTCTCAGGTATAACTGGTTCTTCCTCAGGAGACAGGCCGGTCCAACTCCCCGGACCTGTCTCCTGCTTTTTTTAGAGCCCGCCCCCTACCAGAATGCCCATGGCAGGAACCACTTTCTACATTGGCTGTAACGAGACACCCCGGCCCACCCACCCTCCGTCCCCGGTGCAAGCAACTTCTAGCTTGCCAAGGCTGAATCCCCGCCGTACACTTTCAGGATGAAACGCCTCTACTTCTACGCAGCTGTCACTATTACCCTGGTGGAGCTTTTTTTCTGTTTTTTCGGTCCAATCGCCTTTAACAGTAAACCCGCTATTCTCATTACTCCGGCCAGCAGTCGGAGTACGGCAGCCCTGCCGCTCCAGGAATCGGAGGCGGCCATCCAAGAAGGTCTAGCTGCCAGCGGCTCCTTCCTGATCACAACCCCGCGTATGGCAGCAGAGCAGATCACCATGAAGCAGGATCATACCGATCTTGTTGTTACCCATGGTGATTACCTCGCCCATGCAAAGGACCAGGGCATCGAACGGGTCGTATCCCTTACTCTGGACACCGAGCCGAACACGGAGTACTACCGCGCTACTATAATCCTTTGGAACAGCATATTAGGGGAAGCGGTCAAAACCCTCACCCTTTCTTCCCCTGGCTACTACGATTTACCCAGGCAAATCCGTTCCCAGATGCCCCAGCTCATACAGTCCCCAGGAGGCCTCACCCTATTCGACTGGCTCATCCTTCTCTTTTTCCTCGGCCAAATCTACGCCGCTTGGCGTCTACGGACCAGCCAGTACTTCGATACAAGTCCGGTAGATTTATTACGCAGCAGACTCACCACCCCAACCCTGGGTTGGAGGGCACGCCGGCTTCGCATGGACCCTCCCCCAACCCTGGAAGGACTCGGCTCAGCTGCCTTCTGGCGCGCCGGCTCCCTTAGCACACCGTCCTCGAAACCCTCCGCAACCTCCGTCCCAACCCCAGAACAAGCCATTACCACCGTCCGGCACCGTATCCGTACAAAGATTACGGACAGCGGTGTTTTAGTGGAAGTGCTCCTAGGATTCGGGGGAATTCTTCTGCTCTTTGCCTGGATTTATGCCCTCAACGCCAACATGGATTACGTAAGACGATTTATTACCCTCGAGTCCAGTTTCCGAATCGGTAAGACAGTAACAGAGGCCCAGACCGAAGCCCTCTTACGCTTCGGTCCCCTGCTCCTCCTGAATACCCTCGCCTACTTACTGCCCAGGCTCAGCCCGCGAATCCTGCCCAGGCTATGGTTTTTCCAGAGCCGCAAACAACCCGGGCCCTCCACACCGCGAAGAAAACGGCTCCCCAAATCGAACCTCGGTAACACATTGTTTGGATTTCTCAGCGGCTCCCCATCCGGGTTTTCCCACCTGGATAACTGGTTGGTTCGAATCAACCGTAGCTATACAAGCCAGGTTGCCGGTTTACGACCCCTCTGGATCGCCGTTTCCGGATACCGGCTTCCCCTCACCATCCTTTCCGCCCTACTCTACAGCCTTGCCTTCCCTTCGGAATCCAGCCTCAGCGGCCTTCCGCTCATAGCCTGGATCGCCCTGATCCCACTCTTCTGGGTAATCAAAACCAGCTCCTTCACCCAAACAGTGTTCTACGGAACCCTTTTCGGCGTTATGCAGGGAATTATGATTAATTATTGGCACAGCACCTTCGGTATCATCGCCCTCCCCCTCTCCGCCGTAGCCACAGCCTTCGGCTTCTTCATATATATGGTGATTTTAGGCGGCTTGCGGAACCTGGTGTATTCCCCCAGGGTTCTCGGACGGCATGACTGGATACTGCTTCCCCTCTCCTGGGTTGTATTCGACTACATCAGAAGTCTCGGATTTGCCGGCTACCCCTGGGGTTACATCGGGGTGAGCCAATACCTCTTCCCCCGGATCACCCAACTGGCAGATCTGACGGGGATCTGGGGAATCAGCTTCCTGGTAGTCTTATTCAATGCTGTTATCGCCCATGTACTGTTGCCCTACCCCACGCGGAAAACACCCTGGGCAAACCTCCCCCACATCCCCATCACGGCCCGGCGTCGACTACCCATCCTTACCATAACAGTCCTGCTTGTATGCACCCTCATCTACGGCCAGATACGACTCGCCACCTTTGAACCTCTGGGCGATACCATCCATATCGGGCAGGGGGATTCAACTCTGCAGCCCTCAGAACCTGATTCATCCCTATCGTTATACCTGATACAGCAAAACACAGACCCCAGAAAGCATAGTACCCAACACACCCTTTCAAGATTATCAAACCTCAGCGCAACAGCCCCGGCACATAGCGTCATCGTTTGGCCGGAAGGAGCCATCCCCCCCGGCGTCCCCACCCAATCCGCCCAAACCGGCGGGTCCCCGCCCCCCAGTTACCTGCCTAATCAGTATCTTCTCTCAGGGGCAACAACCACCGGCCCGGAGGCACATAATACAGCCCTGTATCTGAACCCGGAGGGAAAGATCCTTAGCCAATACCATAAAATAAAGCTCGTGCCGATTACAGAGCATATTCCAACAGACAGCATCTGGAGCCTGCTCACCCCCCTTTTCCTCCCCTTTCACCCCCATCATCTAAGCCCCGGAACGGACTACCAGCTGCACAGTATGGATGATTGGTCGGTAGCCACGCCAATCTGTTTTGAAGACACCTTTCCGGATCATATCCGTCAATTTGTCCGAAAAGGCGCGGACCTTATACTTGTATTAAGTAACGACTATTGGAGCCTCACTCCGGTTCAGTCCATGCAACACACCATCCACGCCAGCTTCCGAAGCATCGAAACCCGCACTCCCATGGTCCGGGCCACTACCAGCGGTCTTTCCGGCGTCATCGATTATACCGGTCAGCTACTTGAACCATCCATCGGCTTCTACACCGAAGGAACCCTATCGGTTACCCTGGAGAATCCAACTGTTCCGGAAGCCACCCTTCAGACCCTCTATCTATCCTGGGGTGATTGGCTCCCCATAGCAGCGCTCATTGTATTCTCCGCCATCTGCCTCGTTGTGCTACTTCTCAGGACGAGCGAAGTTCTCCTGGGCATCCGCCGCTACTGGGCAGCAGGAAACCAGAATCTCAGCAGATAGCATGCTGTCCGCTCCAGCTCCACACCTAAGACTTCAATCCCGAAGATAAGCCCCGATGCAATTGTGGCGCGACCCAGAGAAACACCAAGACCGCAGGAATAGAAATTACCACTGAGGATGCAGAATACACCCCCCATAAGGTTTGATACTGGCTTGAGAAACGATTTAATCCCAAGGGCCAGGTATACAAGGTCTGATCAACCAACACCATTCGGGCTAAAATATACTCACTCCACCCCGCCATTACCGATAAAATAAAAACAACCCCAATCACCGGCATGGCTTGAGGCAGCAATATTGAATAAAATATTCGTATCGGCCCTGCACCATCAATCATAGCAGCTTCCTCAGCACTCACATCAATTCCGCTAAAATACCCCCGGAGCAACCAAATACTAAACGGAACAGTCCCTACCGCGTATGAAAGCAGAAGCCCTGCATAGGTATTCACAAGGTTTAGCTTCATTACCATCAGGTAGGTTGGAACCAACATCACCGAACCGGGGATCAGCTGGACAAAAAAAATGCTCAGCAAGATTAACCTTCGCATAGGAAACCGCCATCTTGTCAGAGCATAGGCTGAAATGGCAGCAATAGACACACTCAGGTAAGCCGTCACCCCCGTCACAAGCAGGCTATTAG comes from the Spirochaeta lutea genome and includes:
- the amt gene encoding ammonium transporter yields the protein MTDNLIDILWIIIASGLVFIMQAGFAMVESGLTRSKNSINVAIKNLTDLGVSVIAYWLFGFALMFGRSFSGLIGTDNFFVSIGFAGAGAWTAVFFLFQAMFCSTAATIVSGAVAERMRYGSYIISTILLSAIIYPIYGHWVWGSFHNGLHPGWLESLGFVDFAGSTVVHSVGGWIALAALLILGPRTGRFDDEGKPRKIPGSNIPMVVLGVLLLWFGWFGFNGGSTLALNSDVAPILVNTTLSAASGMVASLAIGWLVYRRAEVGLVLNGALAGLVAITANAHVVTGLDSLAIGAVGGLVMLLSTRALESLKIDDAVGAIPVHLAAGIWGTLAVAIFGDPQRIGTGLPMLEQLGVQGIGVAVGGVWSFGTAYIFLWIANQLNPLRVKPEDEHRGLNVTEHGASTEIFDLFSTLETQAASGDLSLRAPVEPFTEVGQIAGRYNQVLDRLEESTVAKDDFLQILSGMTDGLFLIDSRGTIFPYYSLTTERLFETTNLSAHRLQDLLRPLITRDVMTQIEDFIELLFNPSIPITTLETLNPLASGELFFDRSQGTMESKFMDFRFIRLPDNRAMVLVHDKTDEVVLAKKVEQTKKQTESEMELFYRLIHLEPAMLRDFIDGTNQDLAEINRIFQNSGPLEERLQTLSRLVHTIKGDAQLLGLEIVVQQTHEFEDRIQTLKERIPLRHADFLSLAVGFTKLQTLIQRIQNLLSRISRFRDSYQPQTTPARNTSLEAALPRLTQTLAERYGKKVALDMTNISVGEIPEHLRKTVSDIIIQLLRNSMVHGIESPDDRVQRGKPAAATIWISSTKGSDGGITIRHRDNGQGLRLDAIRSQVITRGILDNQRAQKLTLQELIPYIFYPAVSTAEATDTTAGRGMGMNLVQQLVKRLEGKIEVKTKSGEYCEFSITIPESAYQLQQTTDQESETATSDLAVSQV
- the lnt gene encoding apolipoprotein N-acyltransferase; amino-acid sequence: MKRLYFYAAVTITLVELFFCFFGPIAFNSKPAILITPASSRSTAALPLQESEAAIQEGLAASGSFLITTPRMAAEQITMKQDHTDLVVTHGDYLAHAKDQGIERVVSLTLDTEPNTEYYRATIILWNSILGEAVKTLTLSSPGYYDLPRQIRSQMPQLIQSPGGLTLFDWLILLFFLGQIYAAWRLRTSQYFDTSPVDLLRSRLTTPTLGWRARRLRMDPPPTLEGLGSAAFWRAGSLSTPSSKPSATSVPTPEQAITTVRHRIRTKITDSGVLVEVLLGFGGILLLFAWIYALNANMDYVRRFITLESSFRIGKTVTEAQTEALLRFGPLLLLNTLAYLLPRLSPRILPRLWFFQSRKQPGPSTPRRKRLPKSNLGNTLFGFLSGSPSGFSHLDNWLVRINRSYTSQVAGLRPLWIAVSGYRLPLTILSALLYSLAFPSESSLSGLPLIAWIALIPLFWVIKTSSFTQTVFYGTLFGVMQGIMINYWHSTFGIIALPLSAVATAFGFFIYMVILGGLRNLVYSPRVLGRHDWILLPLSWVVFDYIRSLGFAGYPWGYIGVSQYLFPRITQLADLTGIWGISFLVVLFNAVIAHVLLPYPTRKTPWANLPHIPITARRRLPILTITVLLVCTLIYGQIRLATFEPLGDTIHIGQGDSTLQPSEPDSSLSLYLIQQNTDPRKHSTQHTLSRLSNLSATAPAHSVIVWPEGAIPPGVPTQSAQTGGSPPPSYLPNQYLLSGATTTGPEAHNTALYLNPEGKILSQYHKIKLVPITEHIPTDSIWSLLTPLFLPFHPHHLSPGTDYQLHSMDDWSVATPICFEDTFPDHIRQFVRKGADLILVLSNDYWSLTPVQSMQHTIHASFRSIETRTPMVRATTSGLSGVIDYTGQLLEPSIGFYTEGTLSVTLENPTVPEATLQTLYLSWGDWLPIAALIVFSAICLVVLLLRTSEVLLGIRRYWAAGNQNLSR
- a CDS encoding sugar ABC transporter permease, which gives rise to MKRYPWPLLVLIYSVLIGAAGIVLYPVLRVVSTSVRPFDKILTTGLGLIPQDATLDNYKRIFTSEPFLLWISNSLLVTGVTAYLSVSIAAISAYALTRWRFPMRRLILLSIFFVQLIPGSVMLVPTYLMVMKLNLVNTYAGLLLSYAVGTVPFSIWLLRGYFSGIDVSAEEAAMIDGAGPIRIFYSILLPQAMPVIGVVFILSVMAGWSEYILARMVLVDQTLYTWPLGLNRFSSQYQTLWGVYSASSVVISIPAVLVFLWVAPQLHRGLSSGLKS